Proteins from one Mastacembelus armatus chromosome 16, fMasArm1.2, whole genome shotgun sequence genomic window:
- the LOC113136832 gene encoding zinc finger protein 436 isoform X1, with the protein MKDPAKSKYLLKKAHRGERQHDVDIVKSENESEPTHELKEDSSETNTNGDGLNIQIKEEPHCQEISEWQDGDSGCTDTKPDTGTLGHIKDECDCDHQPEYEFTKAAVKEESESWIKQDRADEEEAAHSGNTQGGNGEGEEVCTESSSEFFPCPHCTVSFTDLDFLEKHVKWVHQKQYLAKLRKCLSSGTLNLIPKHTCTVCSSTFNSKVHLRVHIREAHPSAPPRRLHPCPTCARSFQYLKNLKNHCQRWHNMSVLTRGGHLSCADCGKSFIATWGQGPHLCHKPNSTEPEDKPICLDTGVQCPECGKKVRTPQSLDDHMRTHTGDRPFVCKDCGRRFVERSGWRQHMKIHTGEKPYKCQVCEKAFLRSHHLKCHLTTHSGKKEYSCSECGKQFGFKSSLDLHLRTHSSEKPFHCNVCGKNFNTKRNLRVHTKLHTNEKAHQCGDCGLKIGDLGALKIHLRTHTGERPYHCTVCGNRFIRLAHLRNHQRTHTGERPYKCNECDKSFTQSGDLVKHKRIHSGEKPFECPDCHRRYTSSGDLGKHRRSHTNLRPYTCQECGKSFRLSGHLKTHMLTHTGEKPYSCPKCLRRFARSHHLSGHLAKCR; encoded by the exons ATGAAGGATCCAGCCAAGAGTAAATATTTGCTGAAAAAAgcacacagaggagagagacagcacGATGTGGACATAgttaaaagtgaaaatgaatcaGAGCCAACTCATGAATTAAAGGAAGACTCCAGTGAGACTAACACTAATGGTGATGGACTTAACATCCAAATCAAGGAGGAACCACATTGTCAGGAGATCAGTGAATGGCAGGATGGAGATTCGGGCTGTACAGACACTAAACCTGACACTGGGACACTGGGACACATAAAGGACGAGTGCGACTGCGACCATCAGCCAGAATATGAATTCACCAAAGCCGCTGTCAAGGAGGAGTCAGAGTCCTGGATTAAACAGGACAGAGCTGATGAAGAGGAGGCAGCTCATTCAGGCAACACCCAGGGAGGtaatggagagggagaggaggtcTGCACAG aGTCGTCCTCTGAGTTCTTTCCATGTCCTCACTGCACTGTCTCCTTTACCGACTTGGACTTCTTGGAGAAGCATGTCAAATGGGTTCATCAGAAACAGTATCTTGCCAAACTAAGAAAATGCCTCTCTAGCGGCACACTGAACCTCATCCCCAAACACACCTGCACAGTCTGTAGCAGCACCTTTAACTCTAAAGTACACCTAAGGGTTCACATACGTGAAGCCCACCCGTCTGCTCCTCCACGCAGGCTCCATCCTTGTCCAACCTGTGCACGTAGTTTCCAGTACCTGAAGAATCTGAAGAATCACTGTCAGCGTTGGCACAACATGTCTGTGCTTACCAGAGGAGGTCATCTCAGCTGTGCCGACTGTGGGAAGAGTTTCATAGCTACCTGGGGTCAAGGGCCTCATTTGTGTCATAAACCCAATAGTACAGAACCTGAGGACAAACCAATCTGTCTGGATACTGGTGTGCAGTGCCCAGAATGTGGCAAGAAGGTGCGCACACCTCAAAGCCTGGATGATCACATGCGCACCCACACTGGTGACCGACCGTTTGTCTGCAAGGATTGTGGCAGGAGATTCGTGGAGCGCAGCGGTTGGCGTCaacacatgaaaatacacacaggggAGAAGCCGTACAAATGCCAGGTGTGTGAGAAGGCCTTTTTAAGATCTCACCACCTCAAGTGCCACTTAACCACACACTCTGGCAAGAAAGAATATTCTTGCTCTGAATGTGGAAAGCAGTTTGGATTCAAGTCAAGTCTGGATCTCCACCTGAGAACACATTCTAGTGAGAAACCGTTCCACTGCAATGTGTGTGGAAAGAACTTTAACACCAAGAGAAACCTCAGGGTTCACACCAAACTCCACACTAACGAAAAAGCTCACCAGTGTGGGGACTGTGGGCTGAAAATTGGAGATCTTGGGGCTTTGAAAATACACCTGCGGACACACACTGGTGAAAGGCCTTACCACTGCACAGTCTGCGGCAATAGGTTCATTCGCCTTGCACATTTACGAAACCACCAACGCACCCACACAGGTGAGCGACCCTACAAATGCAATGAATGCGACAAGAGTTTCACTCAGTCCGGAGACCTCGTGAAGCATAAGAGGATACACTCTGGGGAAAAGCCCTTTGAATGTCCAGACTGCCACCGCCGCTACACTTCCTCTGGCGATCTGGGCAAGCACAGGAGGAGTCACACTAACCTGCGTCCCTACACGTGTCAAGAATGTGGAAAAAGCTTTCGCTTATCAGGCCATTTGAAAACTCACATGTTAACCCACACGGGTGAGAAGCCATATTCCTGCCCCAAATGCCTCCGCAGATTTGCTCGCTCTCACCATCTTTCCGGGCATCTGGCTAAATGTCGCTGA
- the LOC113136832 gene encoding gastrula zinc finger protein XlCGF57.1 isoform X2 encodes MKDPAKSKYLLKKAHRGERQHDVDIVKSENESEPTHELKEDSSETNTNGDGLNIQIKEEPHCQEISEWQDGDSGCTDTKPDTGTLGHIKDECDCDHQPEYEFTKAAVKEESESWIKQDRADEEEAAHSGNTQGESSSEFFPCPHCTVSFTDLDFLEKHVKWVHQKQYLAKLRKCLSSGTLNLIPKHTCTVCSSTFNSKVHLRVHIREAHPSAPPRRLHPCPTCARSFQYLKNLKNHCQRWHNMSVLTRGGHLSCADCGKSFIATWGQGPHLCHKPNSTEPEDKPICLDTGVQCPECGKKVRTPQSLDDHMRTHTGDRPFVCKDCGRRFVERSGWRQHMKIHTGEKPYKCQVCEKAFLRSHHLKCHLTTHSGKKEYSCSECGKQFGFKSSLDLHLRTHSSEKPFHCNVCGKNFNTKRNLRVHTKLHTNEKAHQCGDCGLKIGDLGALKIHLRTHTGERPYHCTVCGNRFIRLAHLRNHQRTHTGERPYKCNECDKSFTQSGDLVKHKRIHSGEKPFECPDCHRRYTSSGDLGKHRRSHTNLRPYTCQECGKSFRLSGHLKTHMLTHTGEKPYSCPKCLRRFARSHHLSGHLAKCR; translated from the exons ATGAAGGATCCAGCCAAGAGTAAATATTTGCTGAAAAAAgcacacagaggagagagacagcacGATGTGGACATAgttaaaagtgaaaatgaatcaGAGCCAACTCATGAATTAAAGGAAGACTCCAGTGAGACTAACACTAATGGTGATGGACTTAACATCCAAATCAAGGAGGAACCACATTGTCAGGAGATCAGTGAATGGCAGGATGGAGATTCGGGCTGTACAGACACTAAACCTGACACTGGGACACTGGGACACATAAAGGACGAGTGCGACTGCGACCATCAGCCAGAATATGAATTCACCAAAGCCGCTGTCAAGGAGGAGTCAGAGTCCTGGATTAAACAGGACAGAGCTGATGAAGAGGAGGCAGCTCATTCAGGCAACACCCAGGGAG aGTCGTCCTCTGAGTTCTTTCCATGTCCTCACTGCACTGTCTCCTTTACCGACTTGGACTTCTTGGAGAAGCATGTCAAATGGGTTCATCAGAAACAGTATCTTGCCAAACTAAGAAAATGCCTCTCTAGCGGCACACTGAACCTCATCCCCAAACACACCTGCACAGTCTGTAGCAGCACCTTTAACTCTAAAGTACACCTAAGGGTTCACATACGTGAAGCCCACCCGTCTGCTCCTCCACGCAGGCTCCATCCTTGTCCAACCTGTGCACGTAGTTTCCAGTACCTGAAGAATCTGAAGAATCACTGTCAGCGTTGGCACAACATGTCTGTGCTTACCAGAGGAGGTCATCTCAGCTGTGCCGACTGTGGGAAGAGTTTCATAGCTACCTGGGGTCAAGGGCCTCATTTGTGTCATAAACCCAATAGTACAGAACCTGAGGACAAACCAATCTGTCTGGATACTGGTGTGCAGTGCCCAGAATGTGGCAAGAAGGTGCGCACACCTCAAAGCCTGGATGATCACATGCGCACCCACACTGGTGACCGACCGTTTGTCTGCAAGGATTGTGGCAGGAGATTCGTGGAGCGCAGCGGTTGGCGTCaacacatgaaaatacacacaggggAGAAGCCGTACAAATGCCAGGTGTGTGAGAAGGCCTTTTTAAGATCTCACCACCTCAAGTGCCACTTAACCACACACTCTGGCAAGAAAGAATATTCTTGCTCTGAATGTGGAAAGCAGTTTGGATTCAAGTCAAGTCTGGATCTCCACCTGAGAACACATTCTAGTGAGAAACCGTTCCACTGCAATGTGTGTGGAAAGAACTTTAACACCAAGAGAAACCTCAGGGTTCACACCAAACTCCACACTAACGAAAAAGCTCACCAGTGTGGGGACTGTGGGCTGAAAATTGGAGATCTTGGGGCTTTGAAAATACACCTGCGGACACACACTGGTGAAAGGCCTTACCACTGCACAGTCTGCGGCAATAGGTTCATTCGCCTTGCACATTTACGAAACCACCAACGCACCCACACAGGTGAGCGACCCTACAAATGCAATGAATGCGACAAGAGTTTCACTCAGTCCGGAGACCTCGTGAAGCATAAGAGGATACACTCTGGGGAAAAGCCCTTTGAATGTCCAGACTGCCACCGCCGCTACACTTCCTCTGGCGATCTGGGCAAGCACAGGAGGAGTCACACTAACCTGCGTCCCTACACGTGTCAAGAATGTGGAAAAAGCTTTCGCTTATCAGGCCATTTGAAAACTCACATGTTAACCCACACGGGTGAGAAGCCATATTCCTGCCCCAAATGCCTCCGCAGATTTGCTCGCTCTCACCATCTTTCCGGGCATCTGGCTAAATGTCGCTGA